Proteins from a single region of Sandaracinaceae bacterium:
- a CDS encoding serine/threonine protein kinase: MAAPQPNGISTRRMLDQYEVVAEIASGGMGTVYLARLARAGGFQRMVAIKLLHRHLAEEKHFVSMLLDEARLAARLHHPNAVGILDVRESELGYYLVMDYVDGFAMDDVLDRARSHEERMRLGIRILLDATTGLDAAHRLMDDDGRPLEIVHRDVSPQNVLVGRDGVGRITDFGVARAAERITSSRPGTIKGKPCYMAPEQAECRELDARADLFALGIVLWETLTGQLLFESEEGTMSILLAVLQRPIPVPSQVCPEVPLALERVCMKALERNVAARYQSGREFIDALTEAAAQSGMLVGSHAVADGIRDIFSADLDARQAAVRAHVSAIEKLPISDDPRRPAQGATPGVHARGLGALLGRAQLTRGLRRVVRAGRQRAPAGSRRSHLEDHRAPVPRGSAHGAVSPSVQREHSAQRPT; encoded by the coding sequence ATGGCTGCTCCCCAACCGAACGGCATCTCCACGCGGCGCATGCTGGACCAGTACGAGGTCGTGGCGGAGATCGCGAGCGGCGGCATGGGCACGGTGTACCTGGCTCGCCTGGCGCGCGCGGGCGGCTTCCAGCGCATGGTCGCCATCAAGCTGCTGCACCGGCACCTGGCCGAAGAGAAGCACTTCGTCTCCATGCTGCTCGACGAGGCTCGCCTCGCCGCGCGCCTGCATCACCCCAACGCGGTCGGCATCCTCGACGTGCGGGAGTCCGAGCTCGGCTACTACTTGGTGATGGACTACGTCGATGGCTTCGCCATGGACGACGTGCTCGACCGCGCGCGCTCACACGAGGAGCGCATGCGCCTCGGCATCCGCATCCTGCTCGACGCCACCACCGGGCTCGACGCCGCCCACCGCTTGATGGACGACGACGGGCGCCCGCTCGAGATCGTGCACCGCGACGTCTCGCCCCAGAACGTGCTCGTCGGGCGCGACGGCGTCGGCCGCATCACGGACTTCGGCGTGGCCCGCGCGGCCGAGCGCATCACCTCGTCGCGTCCGGGCACCATCAAGGGCAAGCCCTGCTACATGGCGCCCGAGCAGGCCGAGTGCCGCGAGCTGGACGCGCGAGCGGACCTCTTCGCGCTCGGCATCGTGCTGTGGGAGACCCTCACCGGGCAGCTGCTCTTCGAGTCGGAGGAGGGCACGATGAGCATCCTCCTGGCGGTGCTGCAGCGGCCCATCCCCGTTCCGTCGCAGGTGTGCCCCGAGGTGCCCTTGGCGCTCGAGCGTGTGTGCATGAAGGCCCTCGAGCGGAACGTCGCGGCGCGCTACCAGAGCGGCCGCGAGTTCATCGACGCGCTGACGGAAGCCGCAGCGCAGTCCGGAATGCTGGTGGGTTCACACGCCGTCGCGGATGGCATCCGCGACATCTTCTCGGCCGACCTCGACGCGCGGCAGGCCGCCGTGCGTGCGCACGTGAGCGCCATCGAGAAGCTGCCCATCAGCGATGACCCTCGGCGACCTGCACAAGGTGCCACGCCTGGGGTCCATGCCCGAGGCCTCGGCGCTCTACTCGGGCGTGCGCAACTCACACGCGGGCTCCGACGAGTGGTTCGAGCAGGGCGGCAGCGTGCCCCCGCCGGGTCGCGTCGATCCCACCTCGAGGACCATCGCGCTCCAGTCCCACGTGGATCGGCCCACGGCGCCGTCAGCCCGTCCGTCCAGCGCGAACACAGCGCCCAGCGCCCGACCTAG
- a CDS encoding TetR/AcrR family transcriptional regulator: MSKGDATRERMVESATHLFMAQGYAATGLKQILEEGDAPRGSLYFHFPGGKEELAAAVVERHAELFATQLEAALEGAGDVVSAVGLVLAHLAQLVESGEGVGCPVSVVALEMAERSATLQKATQGAFSRWAAVLWEALVEDGMPEEEARRRARALLCAVEGALVLARPAGDAGPLRDVASIVPALLGR, encoded by the coding sequence ATGAGCAAAGGCGACGCGACCCGAGAGCGCATGGTGGAGTCCGCCACCCACCTGTTCATGGCGCAGGGCTACGCCGCGACGGGGCTGAAGCAGATCCTCGAAGAGGGGGACGCGCCCCGCGGCTCCCTCTACTTCCACTTCCCCGGCGGCAAGGAGGAGCTCGCCGCGGCCGTGGTGGAGCGCCACGCCGAGCTGTTCGCGACCCAGCTGGAGGCCGCGCTCGAGGGCGCCGGGGACGTGGTCAGCGCGGTGGGTCTGGTCCTCGCGCACTTGGCCCAGCTGGTCGAGTCCGGGGAAGGGGTGGGCTGCCCCGTGAGCGTGGTGGCGCTCGAGATGGCCGAGCGCTCTGCCACGCTGCAGAAGGCCACCCAGGGCGCGTTCTCCCGTTGGGCCGCGGTGCTCTGGGAGGCGCTGGTCGAGGACGGCATGCCCGAGGAAGAAGCACGCCGACGCGCGCGGGCGCTCTTGTGTGCGGTGGAGGGCGCCCTCGTCCTCGCGCGCCCCGCCGGAGACGCAGGCCCGCTGCGGGACGTGGCGAGCATCGTGCCGGCCCTGCTCGGACGCTGA
- a CDS encoding SDR family oxidoreductase, translating into MTTDLQIQEVAMTGATGFIGRWLLVELTRHGVAVCALVRRPTERIAELRAWVDARGGRGALIHGAEFDLGARDLGLDHEGEAALARVHALYHLAARFEFGLSVEEARQANVLASLRLVELLGARPAETRVRRMVHLSGYRTEGTPARALDVTDERALRAFYRAHGAYEASKMEAHQRVEQRARELGVPLTRVSPAVVIGHSATGETTQLIGLAETLKQLRDGRLPALPGNEQTWLPLVPVDHLAACLARVPGDAPSEGRNLLVFDEGSPSMTQLIGLAAAPLGVRAPRFHVPVGLVRALPRWLSGVDREALSFLSSDRYDAQPITAFEQRTGLARPAIEAAYLRWVAYLQRSDFGASPQPA; encoded by the coding sequence ATGACGACCGACCTACAGATTCAAGAAGTGGCTATGACCGGGGCGACGGGCTTCATCGGCCGCTGGCTGCTGGTGGAGCTGACCCGCCATGGCGTCGCCGTGTGCGCCCTGGTGCGTCGCCCGACGGAGCGCATCGCCGAGCTGCGTGCCTGGGTGGACGCGCGCGGCGGACGTGGCGCGCTCATCCACGGCGCCGAGTTCGACCTCGGCGCGCGAGACCTTGGTCTGGACCACGAGGGGGAGGCGGCGCTCGCGCGCGTCCACGCCCTCTACCATCTGGCGGCGCGCTTCGAGTTCGGGCTGAGCGTGGAGGAGGCGCGGCAGGCCAACGTGCTGGCGTCGCTGCGCTTGGTCGAGCTGCTCGGCGCGCGTCCCGCCGAGACTCGCGTGCGTCGCATGGTGCACCTGAGCGGCTATCGCACGGAGGGCACGCCCGCGCGCGCCCTGGACGTCACCGACGAGCGCGCGCTCCGCGCGTTCTACCGGGCGCACGGGGCCTACGAGGCGTCCAAGATGGAGGCCCACCAACGCGTGGAGCAGCGCGCCCGCGAGCTCGGTGTGCCCCTCACACGCGTCAGCCCCGCCGTCGTCATCGGACACAGCGCGACCGGTGAGACCACCCAGCTCATCGGCTTGGCGGAGACGCTGAAGCAGCTGCGCGACGGCCGCCTGCCCGCCCTGCCTGGCAACGAGCAAACGTGGCTGCCGCTGGTGCCGGTCGACCACCTCGCCGCGTGTCTGGCGCGCGTGCCTGGCGACGCCCCGTCCGAAGGTCGGAACCTCCTGGTGTTCGACGAGGGGTCGCCCTCGATGACGCAGCTCATCGGCCTGGCGGCAGCACCGCTCGGGGTGCGCGCGCCTCGCTTCCACGTGCCCGTGGGCTTGGTGAGGGCGCTGCCACGTTGGCTCTCGGGGGTGGATCGTGAGGCGCTGTCGTTCCTGAGCAGCGATCGCTACGACGCTCAGCCCATCACCGCGTTCGAGCAACGCACGGGGCTCGCGCGCCCGGCCATCGAGGCCGCGTACCTGCGCTGGGTGGCCTACCTGCAGCGCAGCGACTTTGGGGCGTCGCCGCAGCCGGCCTAG
- a CDS encoding winged helix-turn-helix transcriptional regulator: protein MRQRAPRAPTPNPELCCPPAAPPVALPADDGEADRALARLAKALGHPARVSIVRTLLRRDTCVAGELGDALPLAQSTVSQHLKQLKEAGLIRGEVSGPRVCYCVEPGAVALLKALVGAL from the coding sequence ATGCGTCAGCGCGCCCCTCGGGCACCCACTCCGAACCCCGAGCTCTGTTGTCCTCCGGCCGCGCCGCCCGTCGCGCTGCCAGCGGACGACGGTGAGGCCGACCGTGCGCTTGCACGGCTCGCGAAGGCGCTCGGGCACCCGGCGCGGGTGAGCATCGTGCGCACGCTGCTGCGTCGGGACACGTGCGTGGCGGGGGAGCTGGGGGATGCGCTGCCCCTCGCGCAGTCGACGGTCTCCCAGCACCTCAAGCAGCTCAAGGAGGCTGGCTTGATCCGGGGCGAGGTGTCGGGCCCCCGCGTCTGTTACTGCGTGGAGCCCGGTGCGGTCGCGCTCCTCAAGGCCTTGGTGGGTGCGCTCTAG
- the arsB gene encoding ACR3 family arsenite efflux transporter encodes MGLFERYLSLWVALAIAAGVGLGLIAPGVFTSVAALAWARVNLVVAALIWLMIFPMMLKVDPSCLRDVGRRPRGLLLTLVVNWLIKPFTMAALGVLFFQHVFADLVPVEDAQQYVAGMILLGVAPCTAMVFVWSHLTAGDPNYTLVQVSVNDLIMVFAFAPLAGFLLGVTDVVVPWDTLIASVVIFVVVPLAAGVLTARRLIARGGAVAVERLAERLKPASIAGLLLTVVLLFGFQAETIVAQPTRVVLIAVPLVVQSYGIFAIGYGLARLLRLPFAVAAPAAMIGTSNFFELAVAVAISLFGLASGAALATVVGVLIEVPVMLSLVAFANRTRAWFPVDAQGAGASSHALSEAP; translated from the coding sequence ATGGGTCTCTTCGAACGCTACCTCTCCCTCTGGGTCGCGTTGGCCATCGCGGCCGGCGTAGGCCTCGGCCTGATCGCGCCAGGCGTGTTCACGTCGGTCGCGGCGCTCGCGTGGGCCCGCGTCAACCTCGTCGTGGCCGCGCTCATCTGGCTGATGATCTTCCCCATGATGCTCAAGGTGGACCCGTCCTGCCTGCGCGACGTGGGGCGCAGGCCGCGTGGGCTGCTGCTGACGCTGGTGGTCAACTGGCTCATCAAGCCGTTCACCATGGCTGCCCTCGGTGTGTTGTTCTTCCAGCACGTGTTCGCGGACCTGGTGCCCGTGGAAGACGCGCAACAGTACGTGGCAGGGATGATCCTGTTGGGGGTCGCGCCGTGCACGGCGATGGTGTTCGTGTGGAGTCACCTCACGGCGGGGGATCCGAACTACACGCTGGTGCAGGTGTCGGTGAACGACCTGATCATGGTCTTCGCCTTCGCACCCCTCGCGGGCTTCCTCTTGGGCGTGACCGACGTGGTGGTGCCGTGGGACACGCTGATCGCGTCGGTCGTGATCTTCGTCGTGGTGCCCCTCGCGGCGGGGGTGCTCACGGCCCGACGGCTCATCGCCCGTGGCGGGGCCGTAGCGGTCGAGCGCCTGGCCGAGCGGCTCAAGCCGGCGTCCATCGCCGGGCTGCTGCTGACGGTGGTGCTGCTGTTCGGCTTCCAGGCGGAGACCATCGTGGCGCAGCCCACGCGCGTCGTGCTCATCGCCGTGCCGTTGGTCGTGCAGAGCTACGGGATCTTCGCCATCGGTTACGGCCTCGCGCGGCTCTTGCGTTTGCCGTTCGCGGTGGCGGCACCCGCGGCCATGATCGGCACGTCCAACTTCTTCGAGCTCGCGGTGGCGGTGGCCATCAGCCTGTTCGGGCTCGCGTCGGGCGCGGCGCTGGCCACCGTGGTCGGTGTGTTGATCGAGGTCCCGGTGATGCTCTCGCTGGTGGCCTTCGCGAACCGTACGCGCGCTTGGTTCCCTGTCGACGCGCAGGGCGCCGGCGCGTCCTCTCACGCCCTCTCGGAGGCCCCATGA
- a CDS encoding arsenate reductase ArsC — MTPAFQSVLFLCVANSARSQMAEALARDLFGPDVRVQSAGSRPTRVNPFATQALAELGLDTAQQRSKSVDDIDPASVDLVITLCAEEVCPVFLGGAARLHWPLTDPDRKHEVLSDDERLAHFRTTRDELLERLRALRDARGANERTPRENRGAAPPADSASAPRAPSPSERSHPAASTVGEEPS, encoded by the coding sequence ATGACCCCAGCGTTCCAGAGCGTGCTCTTCCTGTGCGTGGCCAACTCGGCGCGCTCCCAGATGGCCGAGGCCCTGGCTCGTGATCTCTTCGGCCCCGACGTGCGCGTGCAGTCGGCAGGCTCGCGGCCCACGCGCGTGAACCCCTTCGCCACGCAGGCCTTGGCGGAGCTCGGCCTCGACACCGCGCAGCAGCGCTCCAAGTCCGTGGACGATATCGACCCGGCCAGCGTGGACTTGGTCATCACGCTGTGCGCAGAGGAGGTCTGCCCCGTGTTCCTCGGCGGCGCAGCGCGCCTGCACTGGCCGCTGACCGATCCCGACCGCAAGCACGAGGTCCTGAGCGACGACGAGCGCCTCGCGCACTTTCGCACCACGCGGGACGAGCTGCTGGAGCGACTGCGCGCGCTGCGTGATGCGCGCGGAGCCAATGAGCGCACCCCGAGAGAGAACCGGGGCGCCGCACCCCCTGCGGACAGCGCCAGCGCTCCACGAGCACCGAGCCCGAGCGAGCGGTCGCACCCGGCCGCGTCTACCGTGGGAGAAGAGCCATCATGA
- the arsH gene encoding arsenical resistance protein ArsH, producing the protein MSVRYGAPPPLAVPVFPEAQPRHEPPRILMLYGSLRERSYSRLLSEEAARVLTDLGCDVRFFHPHELPVKAPGLDEHPEVQRLRELSLWSDGQVWCSPEMHGAITGVFKNQIDWIPLALGAVRPTQGRTLAVMQVSGGSQSFNAVNTLRLLGRWMRMITIPNQSSVAKAYDEFHEDGRMKDSAYRDRVVDVMEELYKFTLLTRDHREFLVDRYSERREAAAKAELLKPETL; encoded by the coding sequence ATGAGCGTCCGCTACGGCGCCCCGCCGCCCCTCGCGGTCCCCGTGTTCCCCGAGGCGCAGCCACGGCACGAGCCCCCTCGCATCCTCATGCTGTACGGCTCCCTGCGGGAGCGCTCCTACAGCAGGCTGTTGAGCGAAGAGGCCGCGCGGGTGCTCACCGACCTCGGCTGCGACGTGCGCTTCTTCCACCCGCACGAGCTGCCCGTGAAGGCGCCCGGGCTGGACGAGCACCCCGAGGTGCAGCGCCTGCGCGAGCTGTCGCTGTGGTCCGACGGCCAGGTGTGGTGCTCGCCCGAGATGCACGGCGCCATCACCGGCGTGTTCAAGAACCAGATCGACTGGATCCCCCTCGCGCTCGGCGCGGTCCGGCCCACCCAGGGACGCACGCTCGCCGTCATGCAGGTCTCGGGCGGCTCGCAGTCGTTCAACGCCGTGAACACGCTGCGGCTGCTCGGGCGCTGGATGCGCATGATCACCATCCCGAACCAGTCGTCCGTGGCCAAGGCCTACGACGAGTTCCACGAGGATGGCCGGATGAAGGACTCCGCGTACCGTGACCGCGTGGTGGACGTGATGGAGGAGCTCTACAAGTTCACGCTGCTCACACGCGACCACCGCGAGTTCCTCGTGGACCGCTACAGCGAGCGCCGGGAGGCCGCAGCCAAGGCCGAGCTGCTGAAGCCCGAGACGCTGTAG
- a CDS encoding FHA domain-containing protein: MNDDQRNRGTLVGPADELVIPPRLAGRLYPAIRSLVEDTRARTTPLQAGFWVVDAQGREVLGFVSVAPHAHAVLGRHSEVDLRVSDARTTVSLRHALLRAHRTDGDLALTLLDLESPTGIVLHDGRSVRGLSASGPFAAQLGTALFYFLPDEPGQALPDALPPPELVGVEPRAEAHKAPRGHGLVQARRPRGSHRGDAVSVISELPGVRAPREGSFLGSAPPGSSVSVDLPAAEGAGASAFDVSLDGESLGALVLTPAQLHAGVLLGRYPRCWDLGDRPLPNSVSRVHTLLVYDGDELRALDLGSTNGTLVDGERVRSVVVRPNLSISLGDDLSLSALFVG; encoded by the coding sequence GTGAACGACGACCAACGCAACCGGGGGACACTGGTGGGCCCCGCCGACGAGCTGGTGATCCCACCGCGGCTCGCGGGTCGCCTCTACCCCGCCATCCGTTCGTTGGTGGAGGACACGCGGGCGCGAACGACGCCCCTGCAAGCAGGCTTCTGGGTCGTGGACGCCCAGGGGCGCGAGGTGCTCGGCTTCGTTTCGGTCGCGCCGCACGCGCACGCCGTCCTCGGTCGACACTCCGAGGTAGACCTGCGAGTGTCCGACGCGCGCACCACGGTGTCGCTGCGGCACGCGTTGCTGCGCGCGCATCGGACCGACGGAGACCTGGCGCTCACGCTGCTGGACCTGGAGTCCCCCACGGGCATCGTCCTGCACGACGGGCGCAGCGTGCGCGGCCTCTCGGCCAGCGGGCCCTTCGCGGCCCAGCTGGGTACCGCGTTGTTCTACTTCTTGCCCGACGAGCCAGGCCAGGCGCTGCCCGACGCGCTGCCCCCACCCGAGCTGGTCGGGGTCGAACCTCGAGCCGAAGCGCACAAGGCCCCACGCGGACACGGCCTGGTGCAGGCGCGACGTCCACGAGGGTCGCACCGCGGCGATGCGGTCAGCGTCATCTCCGAGCTCCCCGGTGTCCGCGCGCCTCGCGAGGGCTCCTTCTTGGGGAGCGCGCCGCCGGGGAGCAGCGTGTCGGTGGACCTGCCCGCAGCCGAGGGTGCGGGCGCGAGCGCCTTCGATGTGTCGCTCGACGGGGAGAGCCTCGGCGCGTTGGTGCTGACCCCCGCCCAGCTGCATGCTGGGGTGCTGCTGGGCCGCTACCCGCGCTGCTGGGACCTGGGCGACCGCCCCTTGCCGAACTCCGTGTCGCGGGTGCACACGCTGCTCGTCTACGACGGTGACGAGCTGCGGGCGCTGGACCTCGGGTCCACCAACGGCACGCTGGTCGACGGCGAGCGCGTGCGGTCGGTCGTCGTCCGCCCGAACCTCTCCATCAGCCTCGGAGACGACCTCTCGCTCTCGGCGCTGTTCGTCGGGTAG
- a CDS encoding bile acid:sodium symporter family protein produces MDAKAQLFLTVSVGAIMLTMGLGLTPDDFLRVGSRPRAVVVGLVGQLVLLPALAFACAFGFGLPPQLALGLVLIAACPGGAHSNLYASFAKADTALSVTLTALSGIVTIVTIPLLLTLGIRVFAADGSIPPMPIGATMAQIFLVMGLPVALGMGVRARSERWARRLERPIKGLATLLLVLIVVGSLRGHGERLSAAMVSSGAAVLTLNLGSMALGWGLARAAALPVPQQLTVALEVGIQNGTLAFVLGVSLMGGDLALLPPVFLYSLVVYPTGAVVVLMGRALQRSAPGVDASAPDEAAS; encoded by the coding sequence ATGGACGCGAAAGCGCAGCTGTTTCTGACGGTCTCGGTCGGAGCGATCATGCTCACCATGGGCCTCGGCCTGACCCCCGACGACTTCCTGCGCGTCGGCTCGCGACCACGCGCTGTCGTGGTCGGGTTGGTTGGCCAGCTCGTGCTGCTGCCGGCGCTGGCGTTTGCGTGCGCCTTCGGCTTCGGGCTGCCGCCGCAGCTCGCGCTGGGGCTGGTGCTGATCGCGGCCTGCCCTGGCGGTGCCCACAGCAACCTCTACGCCAGCTTCGCCAAGGCCGACACGGCGCTGTCGGTCACGCTCACCGCGCTCAGCGGCATCGTCACCATCGTCACCATCCCGCTGCTGCTGACGCTCGGCATCCGCGTGTTCGCGGCGGATGGGTCCATCCCACCCATGCCCATCGGCGCGACCATGGCGCAGATCTTCCTGGTGATGGGCCTGCCGGTGGCGCTGGGCATGGGGGTGCGTGCGCGCAGTGAGCGCTGGGCGCGGCGCCTCGAGCGCCCCATCAAGGGGCTGGCCACGCTGCTGCTGGTGCTCATCGTGGTGGGCTCGCTGCGTGGGCACGGAGAACGCCTGAGCGCGGCCATGGTCTCCTCCGGGGCCGCGGTGCTCACGCTCAACCTGGGGTCCATGGCGCTCGGCTGGGGGCTTGCCCGGGCGGCCGCGCTGCCCGTCCCGCAGCAGCTGACCGTCGCGCTCGAGGTCGGCATCCAGAACGGCACGCTGGCGTTCGTGCTGGGGGTGTCGCTCATGGGCGGGGACCTGGCGCTCTTGCCGCCGGTGTTCCTGTATTCCCTGGTGGTCTACCCCACGGGCGCGGTGGTGGTGCTCATGGGCCGCGCGCTGCAGCGCTCCGCCCCCGGCGTAGATGCAAGCGCCCCCGACGAGGCGGCCTCGTGA
- a CDS encoding chloride channel protein codes for MTPRERAAVFGSWVLLGTIIGVLAGAASALFLWLLELVTDFRGGHELIVYTLPVAGFAIGWVYERWGRSIKGGNNLVIDRLRDGGPEIPVRMAPMVLIGTVLTHLFGGSAGREGTAVQMGASLADWVAHRARVSPAMRGQLLAAGAAGGFGSVFGTPIAGAIFALEFVVVGRVRYTALVPALLASLVGDMTTRALGVGHTHYPSPPEVVLTPLLLAKWVLFGVAAAGATVAFIELMRFLKTHTERHVKTLAARMFVGGVAVVLLWKLVGTSDYLGLGVPVIVRAFEDPQLPVYVFALKLVFTAVTLAAGYLGGEVTPLFFVGAALGSVLARFLGVPIELGAGVGLAAVFAASANAPLALSVMAVELLGATVLPHVVVVCVVAFLLSGRRSIYAHQRWPEERP; via the coding sequence GTGACGCCGCGCGAGCGGGCGGCCGTCTTCGGCTCCTGGGTCCTGCTCGGCACCATCATCGGCGTGCTGGCGGGTGCGGCCTCGGCGTTGTTCCTGTGGCTGCTGGAGCTGGTCACGGACTTCCGCGGGGGTCACGAGCTGATCGTCTACACGCTCCCCGTCGCGGGCTTCGCCATCGGCTGGGTCTATGAGCGCTGGGGTCGCAGCATCAAGGGCGGCAACAACCTGGTGATCGATCGGCTGCGCGACGGAGGCCCCGAGATCCCGGTGCGCATGGCGCCCATGGTGCTGATCGGCACGGTCCTCACGCACCTCTTCGGCGGCAGCGCCGGCCGCGAGGGCACGGCCGTGCAGATGGGCGCGAGCCTGGCGGACTGGGTAGCGCATCGCGCGCGCGTATCCCCCGCCATGCGCGGGCAGCTGCTGGCCGCGGGCGCCGCGGGGGGCTTCGGCTCCGTCTTCGGGACACCCATCGCGGGGGCCATCTTCGCGCTCGAGTTCGTGGTGGTCGGGCGCGTGCGCTACACGGCCCTGGTGCCAGCGCTGCTCGCGTCGCTGGTGGGCGACATGACCACGCGCGCGCTGGGCGTGGGGCACACGCACTATCCGTCGCCGCCCGAGGTGGTGCTCACGCCGCTGCTGCTCGCGAAGTGGGTGCTGTTCGGCGTCGCTGCCGCGGGTGCCACGGTGGCGTTCATCGAGCTGATGCGCTTCTTGAAGACGCACACGGAGCGGCACGTGAAGACGCTCGCCGCGCGCATGTTCGTGGGCGGGGTCGCGGTGGTGCTGCTGTGGAAGCTGGTGGGCACCAGCGACTACCTGGGCCTCGGCGTGCCGGTCATCGTGCGCGCCTTCGAGGACCCGCAGCTGCCCGTGTACGTGTTCGCCCTGAAGCTGGTGTTCACGGCGGTCACCCTCGCGGCGGGGTACCTGGGCGGTGAGGTCACGCCGCTGTTCTTCGTCGGCGCAGCGCTCGGTAGCGTGCTCGCGCGCTTCTTGGGCGTGCCCATCGAGCTGGGCGCTGGCGTGGGCCTCGCCGCCGTGTTCGCCGCGTCCGCCAACGCGCCGCTCGCGCTCTCGGTCATGGCCGTGGAGCTGCTGGGGGCCACGGTGCTGCCTCACGTGGTCGTGGTGTGCGTCGTGGCTTTTCTGCTCTCCGGCCGGCGCAGCATCTATGCTCACCAACGCT